A single region of the Streptococcus macedonicus ACA-DC 198 genome encodes:
- the mtnE gene encoding Glutamine-dependent 2-keto-4-methylthiobutyrate transaminase produces the protein MFSQSKILQELPEQFFASLVAKVNAKVAEGYDVINLGQGNPDQPTYDYIVDALIESAKNPASHKYSQFRGNANFKAAASQFYKDNYHVNLDSEKEICVLGGAKIGLVEFPLATMNPDDLLLLPDPGYPDYLSSVSLGKINYETFPLKAENNFLPDLQAIPEEVAKRAKFIYVNYPNNPTGAVATAAFYEELVAWAKKYEVGVVSDFAYGALGADGYENPSFLSTHGAKDIGIELYTFSKTFNMAGWRLAFAAGNEKLIEALNLLQDHLFVSIFPAIQDAGAAALLDEKTKAAIAGLNQKYDERRHAFVQAAEKIGWHAFESKGGFYAWMPVPEGYDSESFTDLLLNEAHVAVSPGKGFGEQGDGYVRIGLLVEPDCLLEAVERISKLKLFEK, from the coding sequence GTGTTTTCACAATCAAAGATTTTACAAGAATTGCCAGAACAGTTTTTTGCTAGTCTTGTCGCAAAAGTTAATGCCAAAGTGGCAGAAGGCTATGATGTCATCAATCTTGGACAGGGCAATCCAGACCAGCCAACTTATGATTACATTGTTGATGCTTTAATTGAATCAGCCAAAAATCCTGCTTCTCATAAATACTCGCAATTTCGTGGAAATGCTAATTTTAAAGCGGCAGCCAGTCAATTTTATAAGGACAATTATCATGTAAATCTTGATAGTGAAAAGGAAATTTGTGTCCTTGGTGGCGCAAAGATTGGCTTGGTAGAATTTCCTCTAGCGACAATGAATCCTGATGACTTGCTCTTGTTGCCAGACCCAGGTTACCCAGATTATCTCTCAAGTGTGTCGCTTGGAAAAATCAACTATGAGACATTTCCGTTAAAAGCTGAAAATAATTTCTTACCAGACTTGCAAGCTATTCCTGAAGAAGTGGCTAAACGTGCGAAATTCATCTATGTTAATTATCCTAATAATCCGACAGGTGCGGTTGCAACTGCAGCATTTTACGAAGAACTCGTCGCTTGGGCTAAAAAATACGAGGTTGGGGTAGTTAGCGATTTTGCTTATGGTGCCTTAGGGGCAGACGGTTATGAGAATCCAAGCTTTTTGTCAACACATGGAGCTAAAGATATCGGCATTGAGTTATACACTTTTTCTAAGACCTTTAATATGGCGGGGTGGCGTTTGGCATTTGCGGCAGGAAATGAAAAATTGATTGAAGCGCTTAATTTGCTACAAGACCACCTTTTTGTGAGCATCTTCCCTGCTATTCAAGATGCGGGAGCAGCAGCTCTTTTAGATGAAAAAACAAAAGCAGCAATCGCAGGGTTAAATCAGAAATATGACGAGCGTCGCCATGCTTTTGTTCAGGCAGCAGAAAAAATTGGTTGGCATGCTTTTGAGTCAAAAGGGGGGTTCTATGCTTGGATGCCTGTACCAGAAGGGTATGACAGCGAAAGCTTTACAGATTTGCTATTAAATGAAGCTCACGTTGCTGTCTCACCAGGAAAAGGTTTTGGAGAACAAGGAGACGGATACGTCAGAATCGGCTTGCTCGTCGAACCAGACTGCCTTCTTGAAGCCGTCGAGCGAATTAGCAAACTGAAATTATTTGAAAAATAG
- the argC gene encoding N-acetyl-gamma-glutamyl-phosphate reductase, with the protein MKMAIVGITGYSGLELVKLLNNHKNVTIASIHATKEIGRRLSELYPYLVGVCDLVIEEFNAQEIMAKSDLVFFATPSGVASQLAQSFVEADFPVIDLSGDHRLPADSYEKWYKKIPASDDVLNKFTYALAEFTDVQGKKFISNPGCYATTTELALIPLLKAGVAEEDSIIVDAKSGLTGAGKALSESSHFVNVHDNYVTYKLNRHQHIPEIVQELQLFSKKLHHIQFSTSLLPVNRGIMATSYVKLKKPLSEAELYAIYKDAYKDKPFVRIQDDLPELHNVIGSNFTDIGFVYNDVTNVLTVVSVIDNLIKGAAGQAVQNLNLMNGWNETEGLLISPNYL; encoded by the coding sequence ATGAAAATGGCAATTGTTGGTATCACTGGATATAGTGGTCTCGAATTAGTTAAATTATTGAATAATCATAAAAATGTTACGATTGCTTCGATTCATGCAACTAAGGAAATTGGCCGACGATTGTCAGAATTATACCCTTACCTTGTTGGTGTTTGTGACTTAGTTATTGAGGAGTTTAATGCTCAAGAAATCATGGCAAAATCAGATTTGGTTTTCTTTGCGACACCAAGTGGGGTAGCTAGCCAGTTAGCGCAGTCATTTGTTGAAGCTGATTTCCCAGTGATTGATTTGTCAGGCGACCATCGTTTGCCAGCTGATTCTTATGAAAAATGGTATAAAAAAATACCAGCTAGTGATGATGTGTTGAATAAATTTACATATGCTTTGGCAGAATTTACAGATGTCCAAGGTAAGAAATTCATTTCAAACCCTGGTTGCTATGCGACAACAACAGAATTAGCCTTGATTCCATTGCTAAAAGCTGGTGTGGCTGAAGAAGATTCTATCATCGTTGATGCAAAAAGTGGTTTGACGGGGGCTGGTAAAGCTTTATCAGAATCAAGTCACTTTGTCAATGTGCATGATAACTACGTGACTTACAAATTAAACCGTCATCAGCATATTCCTGAAATTGTGCAGGAATTGCAATTATTTAGCAAGAAGTTACACCACATTCAGTTTTCGACATCATTGTTGCCAGTTAACCGTGGGATTATGGCGACTTCTTATGTTAAATTGAAAAAGCCATTGAGCGAAGCGGAATTATACGCCATTTACAAGGATGCTTACAAGGATAAACCTTTTGTTCGCATCCAAGATGATTTGCCAGAATTGCACAATGTTATCGGTTCAAACTTTACAGATATTGGTTTTGTTTACAATGATGTCACAAATGTACTGACGGTCGTATCTGTTATCGATAATTTGATTAAAGGCGCTGCTGGTCAAGCCGTGCAAAATCTGAATTTGATGAATGGTTGGAACGAAACAGAAGGTTTGTTGATTTCGCCAAATTATTTATAG
- the argJ gene encoding Glutamate N-acetyltransferase/N-acetylglutamate synthase — protein sequence MKVIEGNVASPLGFSADGLHAGFKKRKLDFGWIVSEVPASVSGVYTTNKVIAAPLIVTRNSIKKAQKMKAIVVNSGVANSCTGVQGMEDAYIMQKWTAEKLGVEPDLVGIASTGVIGDLLPMDTLKTGLSKLVVNGNSDDFSKAILTTDTMVKTVAVTEKFGRDEVTMAGVAKGSGMIHPNMATMLAFITCDANISSETLQLALSQNVETTFNQITVDGDTSTNDMVLVLSNGCTLNEEILPDTPEFDKFSAMLNYVMQELAKKIAKDGEGASKLIEVNVKNAPNALDARMMAKSVVGSSLVKTAIFGEDPNWGRILAAVGYAGVDVPVDNIDIYLGDIPVMLKSSPVDFEAEEMQDIMHEDEITITVDLHSGEAVGKAWGCDLSYDYVKINALYRT from the coding sequence ATGAAAGTGATTGAAGGAAATGTTGCGAGCCCTCTTGGCTTTTCGGCAGATGGTTTGCATGCAGGATTTAAGAAAAGAAAACTTGATTTTGGTTGGATTGTTTCAGAAGTTCCCGCTAGTGTATCAGGTGTTTACACGACAAATAAAGTCATTGCTGCGCCATTGATTGTAACACGAAATTCCATTAAAAAAGCGCAAAAGATGAAAGCAATCGTTGTGAATTCAGGAGTGGCAAATTCTTGTACGGGCGTGCAAGGAATGGAAGATGCCTATATTATGCAAAAATGGACAGCTGAAAAATTAGGCGTTGAGCCTGATTTGGTCGGTATTGCTTCAACGGGTGTTATTGGTGATTTGTTGCCAATGGATACTCTTAAAACTGGGCTTTCTAAGCTTGTTGTTAATGGTAATTCTGATGATTTCTCGAAAGCTATCTTAACAACTGATACTATGGTTAAAACCGTTGCTGTCACAGAAAAATTTGGTCGTGATGAAGTGACTATGGCTGGTGTAGCGAAGGGTTCAGGAATGATTCATCCAAATATGGCAACCATGCTTGCTTTTATCACTTGTGATGCGAATATTTCAAGTGAAACCTTGCAGCTTGCGCTAAGCCAAAATGTTGAAACAACATTTAACCAAATTACGGTTGACGGTGATACATCAACAAATGACATGGTCTTAGTGTTGTCAAATGGTTGTACATTGAATGAAGAAATCTTGCCAGATACACCAGAATTTGATAAGTTCTCAGCAATGCTTAATTACGTTATGCAAGAATTGGCTAAGAAAATCGCCAAAGATGGTGAGGGTGCAAGCAAACTCATTGAAGTCAATGTCAAGAATGCACCAAATGCCCTTGATGCTCGTATGATGGCAAAAAGTGTCGTTGGTTCAAGTCTTGTTAAAACAGCGATTTTTGGAGAGGACCCTAACTGGGGACGTATTTTAGCAGCGGTTGGCTATGCAGGTGTTGATGTTCCAGTTGACAACATTGACATTTACCTCGGAGACATTCCTGTCATGCTAAAATCAAGTCCAGTTGACTTTGAAGCTGAGGAAATGCAAGACATCATGCACGAAGATGAGATTACGATTACGGTTGATTTGCATTCTGGTGAAGCAGTAGGAAAAGCTTGGGGCTGTGATTTATCATACGACTACGTGAAAATTAATGCCCTTTATCGCACATAA
- the argB gene encoding Acetylglutamate kinase translates to MENIIVIKIGGVASQHLSQDFINQIKNWKEAGKQLVIVHGGGFAINKLMEDEHVPVKKINGLRVTSQSDMKLVSYALLNIVGENLVKKLNQSSIDSIQLLSDIEKVVQADFLDQETYGYVGNVSQIQTEILEKMLANQMLPVLASIGYSKDGDMLNINADYLATAVAVALGAEKLVLITDVKGVLENGAVLDSLSSTEFQDKIEQGIITGGMIPKIESAVNTVLAGVGEVLIGDNLVTGTSIIC, encoded by the coding sequence ATGGAAAATATTATTGTGATTAAAATCGGAGGTGTTGCTAGTCAGCACCTTTCGCAAGACTTTATTAATCAAATAAAAAACTGGAAAGAAGCGGGCAAGCAGTTGGTTATCGTTCATGGTGGCGGCTTTGCGATTAACAAATTAATGGAAGACGAGCACGTGCCTGTTAAGAAAATCAACGGTCTGCGTGTGACAAGCCAATCTGACATGAAGCTTGTTAGCTATGCCTTGTTAAACATCGTTGGAGAAAATTTAGTTAAAAAACTTAACCAGTCGTCTATTGATAGCATTCAACTCTTGTCTGATATTGAAAAAGTCGTTCAGGCTGATTTCTTAGACCAAGAAACTTACGGTTATGTTGGCAATGTTTCACAAATTCAGACGGAAATCTTGGAAAAAATGTTGGCGAATCAAATGTTACCTGTCCTTGCCTCAATTGGCTATTCTAAAGATGGTGATATGCTAAATATCAATGCGGATTATCTTGCAACAGCTGTTGCCGTTGCCCTCGGCGCTGAAAAATTAGTCTTGATAACTGATGTTAAAGGTGTTTTGGAAAATGGTGCGGTGCTCGATAGCCTTTCTTCGACAGAATTTCAAGATAAGATTGAGCAAGGAATTATCACAGGAGGCATGATTCCTAAGATTGAATCAGCGGTAAATACCGTTTTAGCAGGTGTTGGTGAGGTATTGATTGGCGACAATCTGGTAACAGGAACTTCAATCATCTGCTAA
- the argD gene encoding Acetylornithine aminotransferase encodes MTKLFKNYKRAAVEFVKAEGNYLFDQDGKKCLDFSTGIGVTNLGFHPEVKAALQKQAGEIWHTPNLYLNSLQEEVAGKLIGEKDYLAFFANSGAEANEAAIKIARKATGKQEIITFVNSFHGRTFGSMSATGQDKIKDGFGDVVPHFSYAIYNDLDSVKSLVTDDTAAIMLELVQGESGVRPADKDFVTALSAFCQEIGILLIVDEVQTGMGRTGKLFSFEHYGIEPDIFTLAKGLGNGVPVGAMLAKEKLGLAFSYGSHGSTFGGNKLVMSAASSVLDIMLADGFLPQAFDNGNYLQAELKKALAGNAKVTDVRGLGYMIGVETTENLAKLVEKARDKGLIVLTAGINVVRLLPPLTLTKEEIDQGVAILAEVFA; translated from the coding sequence ATGACAAAATTATTTAAAAATTATAAACGCGCAGCCGTTGAATTTGTCAAGGCAGAAGGAAATTACCTCTTTGACCAAGACGGCAAGAAATGCCTTGATTTTTCAACAGGAATCGGCGTAACAAATCTTGGTTTTCACCCAGAAGTAAAAGCTGCTTTGCAAAAACAAGCTGGAGAAATCTGGCACACACCAAACTTGTACCTTAATTCTTTGCAAGAAGAAGTGGCAGGCAAGTTGATTGGGGAAAAAGATTATCTTGCTTTCTTTGCCAATAGCGGTGCTGAAGCCAATGAAGCTGCCATTAAAATTGCACGTAAGGCGACTGGCAAGCAAGAAATCATTACTTTTGTTAATTCTTTCCATGGTCGTACTTTTGGGTCAATGTCCGCAACTGGGCAAGACAAAATCAAGGATGGTTTTGGTGATGTAGTGCCACATTTTAGCTATGCGATTTACAATGATTTAGATAGCGTGAAAAGCTTGGTGACCGATGATACTGCCGCTATTATGTTGGAGTTGGTTCAAGGAGAATCAGGTGTTCGTCCAGCTGACAAAGACTTTGTGACAGCATTAAGCGCATTTTGCCAAGAAATAGGTATTTTGCTGATTGTTGATGAGGTGCAAACTGGTATGGGACGTACTGGTAAATTGTTCTCATTTGAACATTATGGCATTGAGCCTGATATTTTCACTTTGGCAAAAGGTCTTGGAAATGGTGTACCAGTCGGTGCCATGTTAGCCAAGGAAAAACTTGGTCTAGCTTTCTCTTACGGTAGCCATGGTTCAACCTTTGGTGGTAATAAACTTGTCATGTCAGCAGCCTCAAGCGTACTCGATATTATGTTGGCTGACGGTTTCTTACCACAAGCGTTTGACAATGGAAATTACTTGCAAGCTGAATTGAAGAAAGCTTTGGCTGGTAATGCAAAAGTGACTGATGTTCGTGGTCTCGGTTACATGATTGGGGTTGAAACGACTGAAAACCTTGCCAAATTGGTCGAAAAAGCACGTGACAAAGGCTTGATTGTCTTGACAGCAGGAATAAATGTCGTTCGTCTCTTGCCACCATTGACCTTGACGAAGGAAGAAATTGATCAAGGCGTAGCCATTTTGGCGGAGGTTTTTGCGTAA
- a CDS encoding NAD(P)H oxidoreductase YRKL, putative NADPH-quinone reductase (modulator of drug activity B), Flavodoxin 2, with protein sequence MSKNILIVAGYLDLKNNSLANKTILEEVKKALPKVELDILSDLYPDYQIDVAAEQYKLRKADVIIFQYPLYWYMTPSLLNKWIEKVFVHGFSHGSTGDALKGKYWVASLTTGAGEATYSAESGTTIDDLLAPIRLTAKLTQLNYAGHIVTHGVSYSLRNDADKAQKMIVKSQEHAQKLVALVNGL encoded by the coding sequence ATGTCAAAAAATATTTTAATTGTTGCAGGGTATCTCGATTTGAAAAATAATTCTTTAGCCAATAAAACGATTTTGGAAGAAGTGAAGAAAGCTTTGCCAAAGGTAGAATTGGACATCTTGAGTGATTTGTATCCTGATTATCAGATTGATGTGGCAGCAGAGCAGTATAAATTGCGAAAGGCTGATGTGATTATTTTCCAATACCCATTGTACTGGTATATGACGCCGTCTTTGCTTAATAAATGGATTGAAAAAGTCTTTGTTCACGGCTTTTCACATGGTTCAACTGGTGATGCTTTGAAAGGAAAATATTGGGTGGCTTCTTTGACAACTGGAGCAGGAGAAGCGACCTATAGTGCAGAATCAGGCACGACGATTGACGACCTTTTGGCACCAATTCGTTTGACAGCGAAATTAACACAGTTAAATTATGCAGGTCACATTGTCACACATGGTGTTTCTTACTCACTTCGAAACGACGCTGACAAAGCACAAAAAATGATCGTAAAATCACAAGAACATGCCCAAAAATTGGTGGCGTTGGTGAATGGTTTGTAG
- a CDS encoding Integral membrane protein has protein sequence MSEISKERLVAFTDAVLAIIMTILVLELERSSELTWSALWELKTNFFSYAISFFWLGTMWVNMHRAWDNVEKVNNRLVWISMLLLFFSSFFPYTTSLVANDFNSLVAQIIYGGIVMLVSFTNVWMYSELTNVATTNEAEAATRSHNNWMRWDIAIKVIGMLFSMTVFPQVMMWAVLFTAVVIVVPRSI, from the coding sequence ATGTCTGAAATATCAAAAGAGCGCTTGGTTGCCTTTACGGATGCTGTTCTGGCTATCATTATGACCATTTTGGTTTTGGAATTAGAACGTTCATCAGAATTAACATGGTCAGCCTTGTGGGAGTTAAAAACCAACTTTTTTTCCTATGCCATTTCCTTTTTCTGGCTAGGAACAATGTGGGTCAATATGCACAGAGCTTGGGACAATGTTGAAAAAGTCAATAACCGCTTGGTTTGGATTTCCATGCTTTTGTTGTTTTTCTCATCATTTTTCCCTTATACGACTTCTTTAGTGGCTAATGATTTTAACAGTTTAGTAGCACAAATTATCTATGGTGGTATTGTTATGCTCGTTTCTTTCACTAATGTTTGGATGTATTCAGAATTAACCAATGTTGCTACCACAAATGAAGCAGAAGCAGCTACAAGAAGCCATAATAATTGGATGCGTTGGGATATTGCTATAAAAGTTATTGGTATGCTATTTAGCATGACCGTTTTCCCACAAGTCATGATGTGGGCTGTACTTTTTACCGCCGTTGTCATCGTTGTCCCAAGGTCAATTTAA
- the thiT gene encoding Substrate-specific component ThiT of thiamin ECF transporter encodes MSSKNSQLSALIETALVAALAMALSYIPDFASWFTPSFGAIPLVLFALRRGTKYGVLAGLIWGLLHFILGKVWYLTLSQVLIEYIVAFVSMGLAGIFTISFQNALAKDNKGRALFYATGGAILAVFVRYFWHFVAGFIFWGSYAPKGMSPYWYSFTVNGTAGLLTLIFVILALAIIIPTQGKLFLVKR; translated from the coding sequence ATGTCGTCAAAAAATTCTCAACTGTCTGCTTTGATTGAAACAGCTTTAGTAGCTGCTTTAGCCATGGCTTTATCTTACATTCCAGATTTTGCAAGCTGGTTCACACCGTCGTTTGGAGCTATTCCCTTGGTCCTCTTTGCGCTACGTCGTGGCACAAAATATGGCGTATTGGCTGGGCTAATTTGGGGCTTACTGCATTTTATCCTTGGTAAAGTGTGGTATTTAACCTTATCACAAGTGCTTATTGAATACATCGTTGCCTTTGTTTCCATGGGCTTAGCTGGTATTTTTACTATTTCTTTTCAAAATGCTCTTGCCAAGGACAATAAAGGACGTGCTTTATTTTACGCGACAGGTGGTGCTATCTTAGCTGTCTTTGTCCGCTATTTTTGGCATTTCGTCGCTGGCTTTATTTTCTGGGGAAGTTATGCGCCAAAAGGAATGTCGCCTTATTGGTATTCATTCACCGTTAACGGAACAGCTGGGCTGTTAACCTTGATTTTCGTTATTTTAGCGCTAGCTATTATCATTCCGACACAAGGAAAACTTTTCTTAGTTAAGAGATAA
- the nrdF gene encoding Ribonucleotide reductase of class Ib (aerobic), beta subunit, which yields MSQTYYEAINWNEIEDIIDKSTWEKLTEQFWLDTRIPLSNDLDDWRKLSAEEKDLVGKVFGGLTLLDTMQSESGVEAIRADVRTPHEEAVLNNIQFMESVHAKSYSSIFSTLNTKSEIEAIFEWTNSNNYLQKKAKIINDIYENGDALQKKVASTFLETFLFYSGFFTPLYYLGNNKLANVAEIIKLIIRDESVHGTYIGYKFQLGFNELSEEEQDSFREWMYDLLYQLYENEENYTKSLYDGVGWTDEVLTFLRYNANKALMNLGQDPLFPDTANDVNPIVMNGISTGTSNHDFFSQVGNGYLLGSVEAMQDDDYNYGL from the coding sequence ATGTCACAAACTTATTATGAAGCCATTAATTGGAATGAGATTGAAGACATCATTGATAAATCAACTTGGGAAAAGTTGACGGAGCAATTTTGGCTTGATACACGTATTCCGTTATCAAATGACCTTGATGATTGGCGTAAATTGTCAGCCGAGGAAAAAGACCTTGTCGGAAAAGTCTTTGGCGGATTAACTTTGCTAGATACCATGCAATCTGAATCTGGCGTTGAAGCGATTCGTGCGGACGTCAGAACACCTCATGAGGAAGCTGTTCTGAATAACATTCAATTCATGGAGTCAGTTCATGCCAAATCTTATTCCTCTATTTTTTCAACGCTTAACACAAAATCTGAAATTGAAGCCATTTTTGAATGGACAAATAGCAATAACTACCTGCAAAAAAAGGCAAAAATCATCAATGATATTTATGAAAATGGGGATGCGTTGCAAAAGAAAGTTGCCTCTACTTTCCTAGAAACTTTCCTCTTCTATTCAGGATTTTTCACACCACTTTATTATCTTGGCAATAACAAATTGGCAAACGTTGCTGAAATTATCAAATTGATTATCCGTGATGAATCTGTTCACGGCACTTACATTGGCTATAAATTCCAACTTGGTTTCAATGAATTGTCTGAAGAAGAACAAGACAGTTTTCGTGAGTGGATGTATGATTTACTTTATCAACTTTACGAAAATGAGGAAAATTATACCAAATCGCTGTATGACGGTGTTGGTTGGACTGATGAAGTGTTGACATTCTTGCGCTACAACGCCAATAAAGCTCTGATGAATCTGGGGCAAGATCCACTTTTCCCAGATACTGCTAACGACGTTAACCCTATTGTCATGAACGGTATTTCAACAGGAACATCTAATCACGATTTCTTTAGTCAGGTTGGAAATGGTTATCTCCTTGGTTCTGTTGAAGCCATGCAAGATGATGATTACAATTATGGTCTCTAG
- the nrdE gene encoding Ribonucleotide reductase of class Ib (aerobic), alpha subunit, with protein sequence MSLKNLGDVSYFRLNNEINRPVNGQIPLNKDKEALRAFFRENVIPNSMAFDTIIDKINYLIDNDYIESEFISKYTPDFIESLAKDLQAQRFRFKSFMAAYKFYQQYALKTNDGKYYLESIEDRILFNALYFADGNEELARDLATEMIHQRYQPATPSFLNAGRSRRGEFVSCFLISVTDDMNSIGRSINSALQLSRIGGGVGISLSNLREAGAPIKGYEGAASGVVPVMKLFEDSFSYSNQLGQRQGAGAVYLDVFHPDIMAFLSTKKENADEKIRVKTLSLGITVPDKFYELARNNEEMYLFSPYSVEREYGVPYSYVDITAEYDKMVANPNIVKTKIKARDLETEISKLQQESGYPYVVNIDTANRTNPIDGKIIMSNLCSEVLQVQTPSVINDAQEFVKMGTDISCNLGSTNVVNMMTSPDFGRSIKAMTRALTFVSDTSSIEAVPTIKHGNEQAHTFGLGAMGLHTFLAQHHIHYGSPESIEFTNIYFMLMNYWTLVESNHIARERQQTFVGFENSKYADGSYFDKYITGEFIPKSDRVKELFAEHFIPSGEDWAKLRDAVMTDGLYHQNRLAVAPNGSISYINDVSASLHPITQRIEERQEKKIGKIYYPAAGLSTDTIPYYTSAYDMDMRKVIDVYAAATEHVDQGLSLTLFLRSDIPQGLYEWKTQSKQTTRDLSILRHYAFNKGIKSIYYIRTFTDDGDEVGSNQCESCVI encoded by the coding sequence ATGAGTCTAAAAAATCTCGGCGATGTCTCTTATTTTCGCCTTAATAATGAAATTAACCGTCCTGTGAATGGACAAATTCCTCTTAATAAAGATAAAGAAGCTCTTAGAGCTTTCTTTCGTGAAAATGTCATTCCAAATTCAATGGCTTTTGACACGATTATTGATAAAATCAACTATTTGATTGACAATGATTATATCGAATCAGAATTTATCAGCAAATATACGCCAGATTTTATTGAAAGTTTGGCTAAGGATTTGCAAGCGCAAAGATTTCGTTTTAAGTCTTTCATGGCTGCCTATAAGTTTTATCAGCAATATGCTTTAAAGACAAATGACGGTAAATATTATCTTGAAAGTATTGAAGACCGTATCCTCTTTAACGCTCTTTATTTTGCTGATGGTAATGAAGAATTGGCACGTGATTTGGCAACTGAAATGATTCATCAACGCTATCAACCTGCTACACCTTCCTTTTTAAATGCTGGTCGCAGTCGCCGTGGTGAATTCGTCTCTTGTTTTCTCATTTCAGTAACTGACGATATGAATTCGATTGGGCGTTCTATCAATTCGGCGCTACAATTGTCCCGTATTGGTGGGGGTGTTGGTATCAGTCTTTCAAATCTACGTGAGGCTGGCGCTCCTATCAAGGGTTATGAAGGGGCAGCTTCTGGTGTTGTTCCTGTCATGAAGCTCTTTGAAGATAGTTTTTCATATTCTAACCAACTGGGGCAACGTCAAGGAGCTGGTGCTGTTTACCTTGATGTTTTCCACCCAGATATCATGGCATTCCTATCAACCAAAAAAGAAAATGCTGACGAAAAAATCCGTGTCAAAACGCTCTCTCTTGGTATCACCGTACCTGATAAATTTTACGAATTGGCTCGCAATAACGAAGAGATGTATCTCTTTAGCCCATATAGTGTTGAGCGTGAATACGGCGTGCCTTATAGCTATGTTGATATTACGGCTGAATATGACAAAATGGTTGCTAACCCAAATATCGTCAAAACCAAAATTAAAGCACGTGATTTGGAAACTGAAATTTCGAAATTACAACAAGAATCTGGTTACCCTTATGTGGTCAATATTGATACGGCTAATCGTACCAATCCAATTGACGGTAAAATTATCATGTCAAATCTTTGTTCAGAAGTGCTTCAGGTTCAAACCCCTAGCGTGATTAACGACGCTCAAGAATTTGTCAAAATGGGAACTGATATTTCATGTAATTTGGGCTCAACAAATGTGGTTAATATGATGACTTCACCTGATTTTGGACGTTCTATCAAAGCCATGACACGCGCCTTGACTTTTGTTTCAGACACCTCATCTATTGAAGCTGTGCCAACAATCAAGCATGGCAACGAACAAGCGCATACCTTTGGACTTGGTGCTATGGGCCTTCATACCTTCCTAGCTCAACACCACATTCATTATGGTAGCCCAGAATCCATTGAATTTACCAATATTTACTTTATGTTAATGAATTATTGGACTTTGGTGGAATCAAATCATATCGCTCGTGAACGTCAGCAAACATTTGTAGGTTTTGAAAACTCAAAATACGCTGACGGAAGCTACTTTGATAAATACATTACAGGTGAATTTATTCCAAAATCTGACCGTGTGAAAGAACTCTTTGCAGAACATTTTATTCCAAGCGGTGAGGATTGGGCTAAACTCCGCGATGCTGTGATGACAGACGGACTTTACCACCAAAATCGTCTAGCAGTTGCTCCAAATGGTTCTATTTCTTACATTAATGATGTTTCTGCGTCGCTTCACCCGATTACGCAACGTATTGAAGAACGTCAGGAAAAGAAAATTGGTAAGATTTATTACCCAGCTGCTGGTTTATCGACAGATACTATTCCTTATTACACTTCTGCTTATGATATGGATATGCGAAAAGTCATTGATGTTTATGCAGCGGCGACTGAACACGTTGACCAAGGATTGTCACTAACGCTCTTTTTGCGCAGCGATATTCCGCAAGGCCTCTATGAATGGAAAACGCAAAGCAAACAAACCACTCGTGACCTGTCTATCCTGCGCCATTACGCTTTTAATAAAGGCATTAAATCAATCTACTACATCCGTACCTTTACCGATGACGGTGATGAAGTCGGCTCAAACCAATGCGAAAGCTGTGTGATTTAA
- the nrdH gene encoding Glutaredoxin-like protein NrdH, required for reduction of Ribonucleotide reductase class Ib: MANKIIIFSKNNCMQCKMTKKLLDKEGADYQEINIDERPDMIDYVKDLGFSAAPVVKAGDIIFSGFQPAKLKEII; encoded by the coding sequence ATGGCTAATAAAATCATAATTTTTTCAAAAAATAACTGTATGCAGTGCAAAATGACAAAAAAACTCTTGGATAAAGAGGGAGCTGATTACCAAGAAATCAACATTGACGAACGCCCTGATATGATTGATTACGTAAAAGACCTTGGCTTCTCTGCTGCGCCAGTCGTTAAAGCAGGTGACATTATTTTTTCTGGCTTTCAACCTGCAAAATTAAAAGAAATTATCTAA